CGACCGCTGCCGTCATGCCGCCCTCGAATTGATAGTAATCGTCGCTATCCAGCAGATCATGCTCGCGATTGTCCTGGTTTTGCACCACGGCCTGCACGCCCTGCAAGCGCTCTTCGAACAGGCCGCGCTCGGCCCTGCCTTCTTCGCCCGCGCCGTAAGCGTAAGCGCCCCAGACCAGATAGGCCTCGGCCAGATCGGCCCGGCGCTCCCAGCCCTTTTCATCGATCAAGGCTTGCAGCCCCGCGCCGTAAGCGCCGGGTTTCGACCCGAACACCCGGTAGCCCGCCCGGCGGCTGGCGGTCTTTTCGTCCAGCCCCTGTTGCTGGAACAAGACTGTTTCAGCCTTGATGCGCGCTGCAATCGGGTTATCCGCCGCGTCCTCATCCAGAGCGCCAACCGCCCGCACCGCCTTGTCGAACAAGGCGATCTGCTCAGGAAAGGCATCGCGGAAAAACCCTGAAATCCGAAGTGTCACGTCAACGCGCGGGCGACCCAAAATCGCCTGGGGAATGATCTCATAGCCGGTCACCCGGCGCGAGGCGCTGTCCCAGAGCGGCTTGACGCCGATCAGCGCCAGCGCCTGGGCAATATCATCGCCGCCCGTGCGCATATTGCTGGTACCCCAGGCGGTAATGCCAAACGATACCGGCCATTCGCCATGGTCCTGCACATAGCGGGCAACCAGCAGTTCGGCGGATTTCTGGCCGAGTTGGTAAGCGGCAGGCGTCGGCACGGCGCGGCTATCGACGGAGTAGAAATTACGCCCCGTCGGTAGCACATCCGGTCGTCCCCGCGTCGGCGCACCGGACGGACCGGGAGCGACGAAGCGGCCAGACAGTCCTTTGAGCAGTCCGGCGATTTCCGCTGGGCCGGATTTGATCACGCTCGGTTTCAGCCGGGCTTCAACCTCATCCAGAACAGCGCTTGTGTTTTGCCAGCCTTGGGGACAGGCAAACCTGCACGACACCATGTCTGCGGCCAGCAATTCGATCCGCTCGACCGTATCGCCCTTGGTGCGCCAGGGGGCTTGCGTCAGGTTTCTCAGAAGTTCCGGCTGCGGCCCGTCCCATATATCGGAAAACACACAGTCCAGAGGGTCGAAATCGGCCCAACCGCCAAGCGCATCGGCAGCAATCGCCCGGTGCAGACTGGCATCGCCGCCCTGGCCCCCTTGGCTCTGCCCTTGTCCACGCGGCACCCGCGCCAAGGCCACGACCAGATCGGTCAGCAACCGGCCTTGCGGTGCCTGCCCGAAAATATGCAGGCCGTCGCGGATCTGCATTTCCTTGAGGTCGCAGAGATAGGCGTCGAGCTTGGTCAGCTTGACCTCCTCCGCCTCACCACCGGCAATACCTGCATCCTCATCCAGACCGATATCGGCGACCAGATCGAGGATCTGGGTTTTCAACAGGGTAACCCGGCGCGGATCACCGCCCATCGCCTGGTAATATTCATCGACCAGCGCTTCCAGATCCTTCAGCGAGCCATAACTTTCCGCCCTAGTCAGCGGCGGGGTCAGATGGTCGATAATGACGGCGCTCGCCCGGCGCTTGGCCTGCGTACCCTCACCGGGATCGTTGACGATGAAGGGATAGAGATGCGGCACCGGACCCAGCACCGCTTCGGGATAACAGCTCTCGCTCAGCGCCAGTGCCTTGCCCGGCAACCATTCCAGATTGCCGTGCTTGCCCATATGAATGATGGCGTGAACGCCAAATCTCTGGCGGAGAAATGCGTAGAAGGCGAAATAGCCGTGGGGCGGCACCAGATCCGGCGAATGATAGCTGTCCTTCGGATCGATATTATAGCCCCGCGCTGGCTGAATGCCGACCATCACCTTGCCAAACCGCAGCAGCGGCAGCGCGAAACCATCCCCGGCAAAAAACGGATCGGCCTGCGGCTCCCCCCATCTGTCGCTAATCTCCCGCCTGATCTTGTCAGGCAGGCTCCCGAAAAACCGCTGGTAATCGGCAAGTGGCAGGGTCTCGCGGATCACCCTGCCCTTCACCGCTGCATTGGTGACACCTGCCATCAGTGTCGTCATCAGCGCATCAGAGTTGGCGGGCAGGATGCCGGTGTCGTAGCCCTCGGCTTTGAGGGCCTTCAACACTTCAAGGCTGGCGGCAGGGGTATCCAGCCCGACACCATTGCCAAGGCGCCCATCCCGGTTGGGATAGTTGGCCACGATCAGGGCGACCTGCCGTTCTGGCGCAGGTGTGTGCCTCAGCCGCGCCCAATTGGCAGCCAGGCTGGCGACGAAGGCCATGCGGCCCGGGTCCGGCGCATGGCTGACCAGTGTGGTTTCCACCCGCGCATCGTAGCGGGCAGCGGATTTGAAGGACACGGCGCGGGTCAGCACCCGCCCGTCCACCTCCGGCAGCGCGACATTCATGGCGAGATCGCGGGCGCTCAGCCCTTGCATCGAGGCTTCCCAGACGGAGCGTGGCGACGAGGAAAACAGCGCCTGCAACACCACCGCGCCGTGCTCGTCCAGCACGGTCGAGGGCGCATCGGCACCCGGAACGGACACGGCAAAGCCTGTCGTGTTGACCGCCACATCCGGTGCGGCCTGCTTAAAAATCATCCGCAGCGTCTCAACGCAGACAGCATCTTTCAGACTGGCGACAAACACCGGCAAGACCCGCAGGCCCTGCGCTTGCAACGCCTCGATCATCGCCTCAACCGGCGCGGTCTCGCCGCTCTGGACGAGGGCGCGGTAAAAGCACAGGGCAGCAATCGGCCCCTCACCTGCAAGCGCCTGCCATGCCGGAACGTCGATCGCCCCTCGCCCTGGCCACCACAGCCCGGCTTTCAGCAGCGGCAAAGCCTCCTGCGGTTTCGGTGCATTGGTCAGCAGCGCTTGCGCAAAAGCCACGAAATGGCTGGCATTACTATCGCCGCCTTCGATCAGATAGGCCCAAAGCGCCGATAGATCCGAGGCATCCAGGTTTGAAAAAGCCTCCAGCCCGGCATCCGGCTTGTCGTCGCCGGGCAGGACGGCAATTTTGATCCCATGGCGGCGGGCGCAGGCGTGCAGCGCTTCCAGCGCATAATGAAAATAGCTGGCCCCACCCAAAGCCTTGACCACAATCAGTTTCGCATGGCGGGCGGTGCGCTCGATATAGGTATCGACCGACATCGGATGTTTCAGCGCCATCAGGCTGGCGAGCCGCCATGTCGCGGTCTCGGATTGCCGCGCCAGCGCCGCCGCGATGGCGGACAGCTCGGTATCGGCGGCGGACAGAAACAGGATATCCCCCGGCGTCTGGCCAAGGTCTATCGCGTCATCCCCGTCGCTGATCGAGCCTTGCTGGGCAAGCAGAAGATGCATGGCTTACGCCGCCGCCCGGATGGCATCGGCAATCGCCGATTGGTCGAGATCATGCAGGCCGATCACCACTAGCCGCGTCGCCCGCTGTTCGCCGGAGGCCCAGGGCCGGTCGTAATATTGGTCGATGCGGTTGCCGACCGCCTGCACCACAAGCCGCATCGGCTTGCCCGGCACATCGACGAAGCCTTTCAGCCGCAGCACGTCATGCGCTTCGATCACGGTCTTCAAGCCATCGACAAAACGGTCCGGCTCGCGCACCTGCGGCAGATCGACGACGAAACTATCAAATTCGTCGTGGTCGTGATGATGGTCATGGTCCTCACCGCTGGCATGCAGCGCCTCATGCTCCAGCTCGTGATGGGACTTGCGATTATCGATATCGGCTTCCGAACCCGCTCCAATGCCAAGCAGCACCATAACAGGCACATCGCCATTCTTCGCCTCGATCAGGGTCGGCTTGCGGGACATCCGGGCGGTCACATCGCTCCGCACTTTGGCAAGACCATCGGCATCAAGCAGGTCGGTCTTGTTGAGCACGATCAGATCGGCGCAGGTCAATTGGTCCTCGAACAGCTCCTCGATCGGGCTTTCGTGATCGAGACTGTCATCAGCGGCGCGCTGGGCGTCGATCCGGTCATGGTCGTCAGCAAACCGGCCAGCGGCGACAGCAGCGCTATCGACCACCGTCACAACACCATCCACGGTCACGCGGGTGCGGATATCCGGCCAGTTGAAGGCGGCCACCAGCGGCTGGGGCAAGGCAAGGCCGGAGGTTTCTATGACGATATGGTCGGGCAGCACATCCCGTGCCAGCAGCTTTTGCATGGTCGGCACGAAATCATCGGCAACCGTGCAGCAGATACAGCCATTGGTCAGTTCGATAATGTCGTCCTCGGTGCAGGTCTCGGCGCCGCAGCCTTTCAGCACTTCGCCATCCACACCCAGATCACCAAACTCGTTTATGATCAGCGCGATTTTCTTGCCACCCGCATTCATCAGCATATTGCGGATGATCGTCGTTTTGCCCGCTCCGAGAAAACCGGTGATAACAGTGACGGGAATTTTCTGTTGCAACATTGTTCAGCCTTTCATTTTCAGGGGCAGGCCAGCCGCGACGAAGTAAACCTCGTCAGCGCTTGCCGCGATCAGTTGATGAAGCCGTCCGGCATGGTCACGGAAATGGCGCGCCATGCGGTTTTCCGGCACAATGCCAAGGCCGACTTCATTGGAAACAAGCACGATGGAGGCGGAAAGGCGGGGCAGCAGATCCGCAAGGGCTTGCGCCTCAGCAGCCATGTCGCGCCCCTCCTCCATCATCAGATTCGTGACCCAGAGCGTCAGGCAGTCAACCAAGATGACCCGGCCCGGCGCATCGATAAACTTCAGCCGACCCACCAGCGCCAGTGGCTCTTCATGCGTCACCCAGAGCGGACCACGATCCTGCTGGTGCTGGTCGATCCGGGCGCGCATTTCCTCGTCCCAGGCCCGCCCGGTTGCCAGATAATGACGCTCCAGGCCGGTCTCGGCACAAAGCTGTTCTGCAAAATGCGACTTGCCGGACCGCGCGCCTCCGAGAACGAAGACACGTTTCGAAACTGTGTCTGCCATGGCGTCAGTTTCCACCCGTAGGCGGCGTGTAGAGCCCGCTGGAGCGCGGCACGAAGCCCGGCCATGCGGATGGGGCTGCATCGGCAGCATATGGCGCAGACGTCCGCACATCCGACCTTGGCTGCGACAGCGCCCCGCCAAAGGTGGAATTGGAACCGGACGGTGCGTGGAATTGTTGCTCAGCGGGCCGCTGAGAAGGACCAGAAGGCGCATGACGGGAAAACGGCAGCAACGCAAAAACCAGCGCCGCCAGCACAAGCAGAGCTAAGGCGGCACCTATGCTGCGTGATGACACGAGCGTCATCATGACCTGCCTCCGTTAGGCGCAGGCGGCATACTGCAAAACGGCCAAAAGACCGTGGAGCGGAGGCTGGAAGGCCCGCGATCAATCTGTTGCGCCACGACAACCTCCGTGCTGGCGTCGGGGATCTCTCCCCCAATTGGGCGTAAAGCCCGTCACGGACGGCAGGTCTCCTGGCTCACAGCGTCAAACCGGTACCATAACGGCACCCGTTCGCAGATTTCCCTCACCTTCCCGGAGGTCATAGCAAAAGCGAAAAGGCGGACGATTCGTAGATAAAGAGGCGTCCAACCCCGGCAGATCGCTTTGCCACTCCAGTGGCTTTTCCGGTCCGTCCGCTCACCGCACCGGCCACACCACGCGGCCCGCCATGCAAGGATCGTCAAAACCGGATGGAAAACCCTCGCTGTTCTACAGTCGCGGGGTCGGCTGCGTTTGGCATGCCCTGTCTGGGTCCACGCCTTCGCATTCCCTTTTGCTTTCCAGCCTCAATCTCTTCAGGCCGAAAACCATCCACCTTTAGGGTTAGCAGAATGAGGCTTTAAGTCAATCTGCAAGCCATGAGCCAATACCCGCTATAGCTTTGGCGCGGTCAGGGAAAACAGCGAGCGTATCCGGGCTGAAATTTCTTCCGCCAGGCTTTCAGGGCCAAGCGTCTGGTCATTGGTAATGGTCAGCACCTTGAACGCGCCCTGAGCGACCACATCACCGGTTTCAACCGAGGCAGCACTGACTTTGACCTCGGCCTCGTTATGCTGCTTGTCCAGCCCAAGCCCACTCGCCATCGCCTCGACCCTGACCGTCAGAATCACCCGTGGCAGAACCTCGCTGCGCACCGTAGCGGCGACGGCAGCCGACAGACGCCGCTCCACACCCTGAACCAGAACCAACGGCACTTTTGGACCAGCCAGTACGGTGACCGCACGAATATCATAGTAGAACTTCTTCCGATCTGATTGAAACAGTCCTGCCATGCACCCGGCAAGCGCCATGCAGATCGATAGAAAGGCAAGAACGCGCAAATACCGCAGCAAGGTCATACTCCGCACAAAGATATGGCACGGACCATCAAAGCCAGAGCTTGCCGCAAGCTTACGCTATAAGTCCGCAACGGAGATAGACGTGATGACGGCGTTTTGACGAATTATGCCGCCTTTTGCTGGCCACAAAGCAGGGAATGTTGCGCAAAAGAAAATATCCGCTGGATTCTTGTTAAACAAAGCCATTATGGGACCGTCTTGCGCCTGAAGGTCGGCGATTCCACACCCTCGGACCGGTGAGAATTTCACTCGAAAAAGGCGTGTTTTGAGCGTCCCAAGATCACGCTCAAATCTTAGCCGAAGCACAATTAATAGCCATGAATCTGCACAAACGCATAGCAGTCGCCCATTTATTGCACTGCCATAAAGACCTTCCCCGATGTATAAGCATGTCAACAGCTGAGGCGGGAGAGACCGCCGGATCAGCAACCAAGATCTCGAGGAAACGTCATGAACCCGATCCGCATTGCAAAAAACTGGATTAGCTATCGCCGCACTCTGTCCGAGCTGGGCGGCCTGTCCAACCAGACCCTGTCCGACATCGGCATCACCCGTTACGACATCCGTCACATTGCCAACCGTTCGTTCCGTTAATCGGATCCGGTTTTAAAGTTGAAATTGACTGTATGAACGGCGCTTTTGGCGCCGTTTTCTATTTCTGGATCTCCAAACCAAGCTCGCATCTCCAAAGTGCAATTTGATCGGTTGAAGATTGGAAGCGGCGGCAAGGCGTGATAAGCAGCCGCCATGACAGACAACAACACCTATTTCCCTATTCACATCATTGGCGGCGGGCTGGCTGGCTCCGAAGCCGCCTGGCAGATCGCCGAGGCGGGCGTGCCGGTCATTCTTCATGAGATGCGCGGCCTTCGCGGTACCGACGCCCATAAGACCGATAGCCTGGCCGAGCTTGTCTGCTCCAATTCCTTCCGCTCCGATGATGCCACCGCCAATGCGGTCGGGGTTATCCATGCGGAAATGCGGCTGGCCGGCTCGTTGATCATAGCCTGCGCCGACCGTCATCAGGTACCGGCAGGCGGCGCGCTTGCCGTTGACAGAGATGGCTTTGCCGAAGCTGTGACGCAGGCGCTGCATGCCCACCCGCTGGTAACCGTGGTGCGCGAGGAAATCACCGGCCTGCCGCCACGCGATTGGGATCTCAGCATTATCGCCAGCGGACCGCTGACATCACCGGCGCTGGCCGAGGCCATCCGCTCGGAAACCGGCGAGGATGCCCTTGCCTTTTTCGACGCCATCGCCCCCATCGTCCACCGCGACAGCATCAATATGGATATCTGCTGGTATCAATCGCGCTATGACAAGGTGGGGCCAGGCGGTACGGGCAAGGATTACATCAACTGCCCACTGGATGAGGCCCAGTATAACGCCTTCGTTGATGCATTGATTGCCGGTGACGCGGTCGGCTTCAAAGAATGGGAAGGCACCCCCTATTTCGACGGCTGCCTGCCCATCGAAGTCATGGCGGAACGCGGGCGTGAAACCCTGCGCCACGGGCCGATGAAGCCGATGGGGCTGACAAATTCCCATAATCCGACCGTGAAAGCCTATGCTGTCGTGCAGCTGCGCCAGGATAATGCGCTGGGCACGCTCTA
The Allorhizobium ampelinum S4 genome window above contains:
- a CDS encoding DUF1127 domain-containing protein; this translates as MNPIRIAKNWISYRRTLSELGGLSNQTLSDIGITRYDIRHIANRSFR
- the cobN gene encoding cobaltochelatase subunit CobN; amino-acid sequence: MHLLLAQQGSISDGDDAIDLGQTPGDILFLSAADTELSAIAAALARQSETATWRLASLMALKHPMSVDTYIERTARHAKLIVVKALGGASYFHYALEALHACARRHGIKIAVLPGDDKPDAGLEAFSNLDASDLSALWAYLIEGGDSNASHFVAFAQALLTNAPKPQEALPLLKAGLWWPGRGAIDVPAWQALAGEGPIAALCFYRALVQSGETAPVEAMIEALQAQGLRVLPVFVASLKDAVCVETLRMIFKQAAPDVAVNTTGFAVSVPGADAPSTVLDEHGAVVLQALFSSSPRSVWEASMQGLSARDLAMNVALPEVDGRVLTRAVSFKSAARYDARVETTLVSHAPDPGRMAFVASLAANWARLRHTPAPERQVALIVANYPNRDGRLGNGVGLDTPAASLEVLKALKAEGYDTGILPANSDALMTTLMAGVTNAAVKGRVIRETLPLADYQRFFGSLPDKIRREISDRWGEPQADPFFAGDGFALPLLRFGKVMVGIQPARGYNIDPKDSYHSPDLVPPHGYFAFYAFLRQRFGVHAIIHMGKHGNLEWLPGKALALSESCYPEAVLGPVPHLYPFIVNDPGEGTQAKRRASAVIIDHLTPPLTRAESYGSLKDLEALVDEYYQAMGGDPRRVTLLKTQILDLVADIGLDEDAGIAGGEAEEVKLTKLDAYLCDLKEMQIRDGLHIFGQAPQGRLLTDLVVALARVPRGQGQSQGGQGGDASLHRAIAADALGGWADFDPLDCVFSDIWDGPQPELLRNLTQAPWRTKGDTVERIELLAADMVSCRFACPQGWQNTSAVLDEVEARLKPSVIKSGPAEIAGLLKGLSGRFVAPGPSGAPTRGRPDVLPTGRNFYSVDSRAVPTPAAYQLGQKSAELLVARYVQDHGEWPVSFGITAWGTSNMRTGGDDIAQALALIGVKPLWDSASRRVTGYEIIPQAILGRPRVDVTLRISGFFRDAFPEQIALFDKAVRAVGALDEDAADNPIAARIKAETVLFQQQGLDEKTASRRAGYRVFGSKPGAYGAGLQALIDEKGWERRADLAEAYLVWGAYAYGAGEEGRAERGLFEERLQGVQAVVQNQDNREHDLLDSDDYYQFEGGMTAAVEQLAGRRPTVYHNDHSRPEKPVIRTLEEEIGRVVRARVVNPKWIEGVMRHGYKGAFEIAASVDYLFAFAATTGAVRQPHFEAVYRAFIGDDRVRAFMADKNPAALKDMSQRLLESIDRGLWTPRSNSARYHLSQLSQAELLQTIELENAL
- the cobW gene encoding cobalamin biosynthesis protein CobW yields the protein MLQQKIPVTVITGFLGAGKTTIIRNMLMNAGGKKIALIINEFGDLGVDGEVLKGCGAETCTEDDIIELTNGCICCTVADDFVPTMQKLLARDVLPDHIVIETSGLALPQPLVAAFNWPDIRTRVTVDGVVTVVDSAAVAAGRFADDHDRIDAQRAADDSLDHESPIEELFEDQLTCADLIVLNKTDLLDADGLAKVRSDVTARMSRKPTLIEAKNGDVPVMVLLGIGAGSEADIDNRKSHHELEHEALHASGEDHDHHHDHDEFDSFVVDLPQVREPDRFVDGLKTVIEAHDVLRLKGFVDVPGKPMRLVVQAVGNRIDQYYDRPWASGEQRATRLVVIGLHDLDQSAIADAIRAAA
- the cobU gene encoding bifunctional adenosylcobinamide kinase/adenosylcobinamide-phosphate guanylyltransferase gives rise to the protein MADTVSKRVFVLGGARSGKSHFAEQLCAETGLERHYLATGRAWDEEMRARIDQHQQDRGPLWVTHEEPLALVGRLKFIDAPGRVILVDCLTLWVTNLMMEEGRDMAAEAQALADLLPRLSASIVLVSNEVGLGIVPENRMARHFRDHAGRLHQLIAASADEVYFVAAGLPLKMKG
- the trmFO gene encoding methylenetetrahydrofolate--tRNA-(uracil(54)-C(5))-methyltransferase (FADH(2)-oxidizing) TrmFO; protein product: MTDNNTYFPIHIIGGGLAGSEAAWQIAEAGVPVILHEMRGLRGTDAHKTDSLAELVCSNSFRSDDATANAVGVIHAEMRLAGSLIIACADRHQVPAGGALAVDRDGFAEAVTQALHAHPLVTVVREEITGLPPRDWDLSIIASGPLTSPALAEAIRSETGEDALAFFDAIAPIVHRDSINMDICWYQSRYDKVGPGGTGKDYINCPLDEAQYNAFVDALIAGDAVGFKEWEGTPYFDGCLPIEVMAERGRETLRHGPMKPMGLTNSHNPTVKAYAVVQLRQDNALGTLYNMVGFQTKLRYGAQAEIFRMIPGLENAEFARLGGLHRNTYIHSPVLLDQSLSLKSRPGLRFAGQITGCEGYVESASIGLLAGRFAAAERKGEAFSPPPVTTALGALLNHITGGHIVSNDEPGKKSFQPMNINFGLFPDLEPGSIVKPEGVKRFRGKDKTVMKRQLIAIRALAHCREWLGLPPHIPQPVEQLEDAGL